In Fluviicola taffensis DSM 16823, the following are encoded in one genomic region:
- the fabG gene encoding 3-oxoacyl-ACP reductase FabG, which yields MKCALVTGASRGIGRAIAIQLSQDLDLHIIINYASNQTAAEETLKLIQDAGGSGEILHFDVKDGAAVKTAVDNWYTANPEGIIHVLVNNAGITKDNLFPWVTEDDWDAVVNTSLKGMYNCTQAVIQKMLRQRKGRIINIASLSGLKGVPGQTNYSAAKGGMIAATKALSQEIAKRNITVNAIAPGFIESDMTSELDMNELKRMVPANRFGKVEEVAYLASFLASEKAAYITGEVININGGIYA from the coding sequence ATGAAATGTGCTTTAGTGACAGGTGCTTCTAGAGGAATTGGACGTGCAATTGCCATCCAGTTATCTCAAGACTTAGACCTGCATATCATCATTAATTATGCATCCAATCAAACTGCTGCAGAAGAAACATTAAAATTGATTCAAGATGCTGGCGGATCGGGTGAAATTCTTCATTTTGATGTCAAAGACGGAGCTGCAGTAAAAACTGCAGTTGACAATTGGTATACCGCTAATCCTGAGGGAATTATACACGTATTGGTAAACAATGCTGGTATTACAAAGGACAATCTATTTCCTTGGGTAACAGAAGATGATTGGGATGCTGTAGTGAACACTTCTTTGAAAGGGATGTATAACTGTACACAAGCAGTTATTCAAAAGATGTTAAGACAACGAAAAGGACGGATTATCAACATCGCTTCACTAAGCGGATTAAAAGGTGTTCCAGGACAAACCAATTATTCTGCAGCAAAAGGTGGAATGATTGCAGCAACAAAAGCTTTATCGCAAGAAATTGCGAAACGAAATATTACGGTAAATGCTATTGCACCAGGCTTTATAGAATCAGACATGACTAGTGAACTAGATATGAATGAGTTGAAAAGAATGGTGCCTGCTAATCGCTTTGGAAAAGTCGAAGAAGTAGCTTATCTTGCTAGTTTTTTAGCGTCTGAAAAAGCTGCATATATTACTGGCGAAGTGATCAATATTAACGGAGGAATTTACGCGTAA
- a CDS encoding beta-ketoacyl-[acyl-carrier-protein] synthase family protein gives MEHRVVITGIGAYSCLGENLDTVLESLRLGRSGIIDDLVRKEFGYRSSYTGMVAEPDLNPFLSRRQRIGMHQPARFAYMSTKEAMEASGLDIDFLEKTETGIIFGNDSTAGAVIETVDKARLKKNTELIGSGDIFQNMNSTVNMNLSTIYKLKGMNITISAACASGSHSIGMGYLLIKQGLQDRVVCGGAQEINVYAMASFDGLGAFSVRDAHPSMASRPFDRDRDGLVPSGGAATVIIESLESALKRNAPIYGEIVGFGFSSNGEHISNPNFDGQFRSLNMALKQANLTPKDIDYVNAHATSTPIGDSTEAEAIFNVLGGDVPVSSTKSMTGHECWMAGASEIVYSLLMMNNDFIAPNINFENPDEHSEKINIIPEYTEKNIDCFLSNSFGFGGTNSSLIIKKYKK, from the coding sequence ATGGAACATCGTGTAGTAATAACTGGAATTGGTGCTTACTCGTGTTTGGGCGAAAATCTAGATACGGTATTGGAATCATTGCGTCTTGGGCGTAGTGGAATCATCGATGATTTGGTGCGAAAAGAATTTGGATACCGCTCTTCTTATACTGGAATGGTTGCTGAACCAGATTTAAACCCTTTCCTTTCTCGCAGACAGCGAATTGGAATGCACCAGCCAGCGCGTTTTGCCTATATGTCGACCAAAGAAGCCATGGAAGCTTCAGGTTTAGACATTGATTTTTTAGAGAAAACTGAAACCGGAATTATTTTTGGAAATGATTCAACGGCAGGAGCAGTGATAGAAACAGTAGATAAAGCACGATTGAAAAAAAACACTGAACTTATTGGTAGTGGTGACATTTTTCAAAACATGAATTCAACGGTAAACATGAATCTTTCAACGATTTATAAGTTGAAAGGAATGAATATTACCATTTCTGCAGCATGTGCTTCTGGTTCTCATTCTATTGGAATGGGCTATTTATTGATTAAACAAGGATTGCAAGACCGCGTTGTTTGTGGTGGAGCGCAGGAAATTAATGTGTATGCCATGGCAAGTTTTGATGGATTAGGCGCTTTTTCAGTGCGTGATGCTCACCCTTCTATGGCAAGTAGACCTTTCGATAGAGATCGTGACGGATTGGTACCTTCTGGAGGTGCTGCAACCGTTATAATTGAATCATTGGAGTCTGCTTTAAAAAGAAACGCTCCTATTTACGGAGAAATCGTCGGATTTGGATTCTCATCCAACGGAGAACATATCTCAAACCCAAACTTTGATGGTCAATTTAGATCATTAAACATGGCTTTGAAACAAGCGAATTTAACTCCAAAGGATATAGATTATGTAAATGCACATGCCACGTCTACTCCAATTGGAGATTCAACCGAAGCAGAAGCAATTTTCAATGTATTAGGCGGAGATGTTCCTGTAAGTTCTACTAAAAGCATGACTGGTCATGAATGTTGGATGGCAGGTGCAAGTGAGATTGTGTATTCCCTTTTAATGATGAATAACGATTTTATTGCTCCGAATATTAATTTCGAAAACCCAGATGAGCATTCAGAAAAAATAAACATCATTCCGGAATATACCGAAAAAAACATTGACTGTTTCTTGTCAAACTCCTTTGGTTTTGGAGGTACAAACTCCTCGCTAATAATTAAAAAGTATAAAAAATAG
- a CDS encoding phosphopantetheine-binding protein encodes MKREDIILTTKKFLSEEFEVDETLIQAESNLQQTLDLDSLDYVDLVVVIEENLGIKPTAEDFKTINTFNDFYDLVEKRLNA; translated from the coding sequence ATGAAAAGAGAAGACATCATTCTTACAACGAAAAAGTTTTTATCCGAAGAATTTGAGGTTGATGAAACGTTGATTCAAGCTGAGAGCAACTTACAACAAACACTAGATTTAGACAGTTTGGATTACGTAGACTTAGTGGTGGTTATTGAAGAAAATTTAGGTATTAAGCCAACCGCAGAAGATTTCAAAACTATCAATACTTTCAACGATTTCTACGATTTAGTAGAGAAACGTTTGAACGCTTAA
- a CDS encoding lipid A biosynthesis acyltransferase, producing the protein MEQKWDGKTKGSLLGYRFFIFAIKFLGVRFAYVFCIGVSAYFILFARKQRFALISFYKKGFGYSTPQAIRATVRNFYLFGQTLIDRIALKTKRKRIFSFRFNNEQALIEMNAAGKGGFLFSAHVGNWENAGNLLGERITLKINILMLDAEVQKIKAFIEDAAGKSQYNLIPIKDDMSHLILIHQALKRNELIALHADRTTFGQKNFRLKFLNGFAEFPAGPFIMAYKFKVPLTFVYAVKKGSTHYELSATNPKNDFESPEKIAEEYVKHLEKQVIASPTQWFNFFEYYVD; encoded by the coding sequence ATGGAACAAAAATGGGATGGTAAAACCAAGGGTTCGCTTTTGGGCTATCGATTTTTCATCTTTGCTATTAAATTTCTAGGAGTTCGATTTGCTTACGTTTTTTGTATTGGTGTATCCGCGTATTTCATCCTTTTTGCAAGAAAACAGCGATTTGCATTGATTTCCTTTTACAAAAAGGGATTTGGTTACAGCACTCCTCAGGCCATTCGAGCAACTGTGCGAAATTTTTATCTTTTTGGACAAACACTCATTGATCGGATTGCCTTAAAAACAAAACGTAAACGAATTTTTAGTTTCAGATTCAACAATGAACAAGCATTAATTGAAATGAATGCTGCCGGAAAAGGTGGTTTTTTGTTTTCAGCACATGTAGGAAATTGGGAAAATGCAGGAAATTTATTAGGAGAGCGGATTACTTTAAAAATCAACATTTTAATGTTGGATGCGGAGGTTCAAAAAATCAAAGCTTTTATTGAAGATGCTGCTGGAAAATCACAATACAACCTCATCCCCATAAAGGATGATATGTCTCATCTAATCTTAATTCATCAAGCTCTGAAGCGCAATGAATTAATTGCTCTCCATGCGGATAGAACAACTTTTGGACAAAAGAACTTTCGGCTAAAATTTCTGAATGGATTTGCAGAATTTCCAGCTGGGCCATTCATAATGGCCTACAAATTTAAAGTCCCTTTGACTTTTGTGTATGCGGTAAAGAAAGGTAGCACACATTATGAATTAAGTGCAACAAATCCTAAAAATGACTTTGAATCGCCTGAAAAAATAGCAGAAGAATACGTAAAACACTTAGAAAAACAAGTAATAGCGAGTCCCACTCAATGGTTTAATTTTTTTGAATATTATGTTGATTAG
- a CDS encoding acyl-CoA thioesterase: protein MKILKSTLIIPVRFSETDAMGVVWHGNYLKFFEDARESFGKEHGMEYLDVYGKGYFIPIVKSEISHKASIFYGEDALIHVTLEKHESAKIVFRYKVINNTTKQVAATGMTMQVFMFVSDRTLELIKPEFYAIWEEAQNWIDG, encoded by the coding sequence ATGAAAATCTTGAAATCGACTCTTATTATTCCAGTTCGCTTTAGTGAAACTGATGCAATGGGAGTTGTATGGCATGGCAATTACCTCAAATTTTTTGAAGATGCTCGCGAAAGTTTCGGCAAAGAGCATGGAATGGAATACCTCGATGTGTACGGAAAAGGATATTTTATCCCAATAGTGAAATCTGAAATCTCACACAAAGCATCTATTTTCTATGGAGAAGACGCATTGATTCATGTAACTCTCGAAAAACACGAATCTGCTAAGATTGTTTTTCGCTACAAAGTCATTAACAATACAACCAAACAAGTTGCAGCAACAGGCATGACCATGCAAGTATTTATGTTTGTAAGCGATCGCACATTGGAATTAATCAAACCCGAATTTTATGCAATTTGGGAAGAAGCTCAAAATTGGATAGATGGATAA
- a CDS encoding beta-ketoacyl synthase N-terminal-like domain-containing protein, whose translation MDNPIYIQYAAIVSPLGNSIEQHVDAFQNGRSGIELIEKSGYQDTTLPLAKRKEITTNRYDNLLREALEQNTIQFSAKDLERTAVIVSSTKGNMDLLPNDTFTSTRAIVAEYFPGTTLTIISNACISGVIAINTAADLLLADKYDQIVVIGIDAISDFVSYGFQSLYALSNEGCKPFDKARNGTTLGEGCGVVVVSKKPIGNYSVVYKGGASSNDANHISGPSRTGEGLVRSIEKTFKRSQLNASDIDFISAHGTATIFNDEMESIAFGRTMLDKTPLNSMKGYFGHTLGAAGILETIMSIVSMEKNYLFANLGFSEMGTSVPLNIITKNTEANLTTVLKTASGFGGGNASLIIQKRA comes from the coding sequence ATGGATAATCCAATTTACATACAATATGCCGCGATCGTATCTCCACTTGGAAATTCGATTGAACAACATGTGGATGCCTTTCAAAATGGACGTTCTGGCATTGAATTAATCGAAAAAAGCGGTTATCAAGACACAACGCTTCCTTTAGCAAAAAGAAAAGAAATCACAACAAATCGGTACGATAACCTCTTACGCGAAGCACTGGAACAAAATACAATCCAATTTTCCGCAAAAGACTTGGAAAGAACAGCTGTTATTGTTAGTTCTACCAAAGGAAACATGGATTTATTACCCAACGATACTTTTACAAGTACACGAGCAATTGTAGCAGAATATTTTCCTGGAACAACCCTCACAATCATCTCAAACGCATGTATTTCTGGTGTTATTGCTATTAATACTGCAGCTGATTTATTATTGGCGGATAAATATGATCAAATTGTGGTTATTGGTATTGACGCCATTTCCGACTTTGTTTCTTACGGCTTTCAAAGCTTGTATGCACTAAGTAATGAAGGGTGTAAACCCTTCGACAAAGCAAGAAATGGGACAACATTGGGCGAAGGCTGCGGAGTTGTTGTTGTTTCTAAAAAACCAATAGGTAATTATTCCGTTGTTTACAAAGGTGGGGCTTCATCAAACGATGCTAATCACATTTCTGGACCTTCCCGAACAGGTGAAGGATTGGTTCGATCTATCGAAAAAACATTCAAACGAAGTCAACTAAACGCTTCTGATATCGATTTTATTTCGGCACATGGAACTGCAACCATATTTAATGATGAAATGGAAAGTATCGCATTTGGTAGAACGATGCTCGATAAAACGCCACTCAATAGCATGAAAGGGTATTTCGGTCACACACTTGGTGCAGCTGGAATCTTGGAAACCATTATGAGTATTGTATCGATGGAAAAAAATTACTTGTTTGCCAACTTGGGATTCTCGGAAATGGGAACTTCTGTTCCATTAAATATTATTACGAAAAATACCGAAGCCAATTTGACAACCGTTTTGAAAACAGCATCTGGTTTTGGTGGTGGAAATGCTAGTTTAATCATTCAAAAAAGAGCGTGA
- a CDS encoding phosphopantetheine-binding protein, which produces MSDLKETLKAQIIEQLNLEDLTPADIQDDASLFGDDGLGLDSIDALEFIVLLDSNYGIKIADPSQGKEIFYSINTLADYIAKNQ; this is translated from the coding sequence ATGAGTGATTTAAAAGAAACCTTAAAGGCACAAATCATCGAACAACTAAACCTGGAAGACTTAACTCCAGCTGATATTCAAGACGACGCTTCACTTTTTGGAGACGATGGTCTTGGATTGGATTCGATTGACGCATTGGAATTCATCGTATTGTTGGATTCGAACTATGGAATCAAGATTGCAGATCCAAGTCAAGGAAAAGAAATTTTTTACTCAATAAATACTTTAGCAGATTACATCGCTAAAAATCAATAA
- a CDS encoding beta-ketoacyl-[acyl-carrier-protein] synthase family protein, with protein MRIYVTGYGVISSIGENVEESLLALRSEKTGIKQGEKTYTERFKVGEIRWTNDELVKRFELTQDASRTALLGMIAAKEAFKGHQLSPEVRTGLISGTSVGGMDVSELAYKDFLNGEQDDLNIYRNHPSGTTSEQIAGELGVNGYVNTISTACSSAANSIMLGARMLRSGQLDRVIVGGTDGLSQFTISGFRSLMIFDDEWCRPFDESRKGLNLGEGAGYLVLETEETIKKTGKTPLAVLSGWCNASDAYHQTASSPEGLGATLSMKGALEIAGLHPSDIDYINAHGTATPNNDLSESEGIKAVFGTTIPPFSSTKAYTGHTLAASGGIEAVFAILALQKGILLPNLNFRNPIEETQLIPVKSYSEGNTINHILSNSFGFGGNNSTIILSKVS; from the coding sequence ATGCGCATTTACGTTACTGGATACGGTGTCATTTCTTCTATTGGTGAAAATGTAGAAGAATCTTTGCTTGCTTTGCGTTCTGAAAAAACTGGAATCAAACAAGGTGAAAAGACCTATACAGAACGTTTTAAAGTAGGTGAAATTCGCTGGACGAATGACGAATTGGTAAAGCGATTTGAATTGACTCAGGATGCATCACGAACTGCGCTCCTCGGAATGATTGCTGCAAAAGAAGCTTTCAAAGGGCACCAACTTTCACCAGAAGTGAGAACTGGATTGATTTCTGGAACTTCTGTAGGTGGAATGGATGTCAGCGAACTTGCTTACAAAGATTTTTTAAACGGTGAGCAAGACGATTTAAACATTTATCGCAATCATCCAAGTGGAACAACCAGCGAACAAATTGCTGGTGAATTAGGAGTTAATGGATATGTGAACACCATTTCTACTGCTTGTTCTTCAGCTGCAAATTCCATCATGCTTGGAGCACGAATGCTTCGAAGCGGGCAGTTGGATCGCGTAATTGTTGGAGGAACAGACGGGCTTTCACAGTTCACAATATCAGGTTTTCGATCTTTGATGATCTTCGACGATGAATGGTGCAGACCTTTTGACGAAAGCAGAAAAGGATTGAATTTGGGTGAAGGTGCAGGATATTTGGTATTAGAAACAGAAGAAACGATCAAAAAAACAGGCAAAACACCACTTGCTGTTTTATCAGGTTGGTGCAATGCTTCAGACGCTTATCATCAAACAGCATCTTCTCCAGAAGGTTTAGGCGCTACTTTATCCATGAAAGGTGCATTGGAAATTGCAGGCTTGCATCCAAGTGATATTGATTACATCAATGCGCACGGGACAGCAACACCAAACAATGATTTATCAGAATCTGAAGGCATAAAAGCAGTTTTTGGAACAACTATTCCTCCTTTTAGTTCAACAAAAGCTTATACGGGCCACACACTCGCTGCTTCAGGAGGAATTGAAGCTGTTTTTGCAATACTTGCGCTTCAAAAAGGAATTCTTCTACCCAATTTAAACTTTAGAAATCCAATCGAAGAAACCCAGTTAATTCCTGTAAAAAGTTATTCTGAAGGAAATACGATAAACCATATTTTATCCAATTCATTTGGGTTTGGGGGAAATAATTCCACGATTATTCTAAGCAAAGTTTCATGA
- a CDS encoding beta-ketoacyl synthase chain length factor — protein sequence MKYFIQHIESITHQNSFQQANIWDELKPLNKESELISPDYKAFIPIAALRRLSTILRMGITVSKACKEKVATEFDAISVGTSLGCLTDTEKFLTTINTVSGDILSPTAFIQSTHNTISGQISLDLKNHAYNMTHTQNALSFEVALMDGLLCIDEGKKSVLVGATDEAIPFLERLRGSLIETSSPFTTGATFSVISPNKGNSIAFIKTCEVFMAVENEKDTVSQFLSKHEISFKDIDLVLEARSNFSAQSKKHISFLDYSGYYQSASSFAVHMAHDYFKGNPNANKILIINNLESKKRGLMLVYRNEVEA from the coding sequence ATGAAGTATTTCATCCAACATATTGAATCAATTACACACCAAAATTCGTTTCAACAAGCCAATATATGGGATGAATTGAAACCTTTGAATAAAGAAAGTGAACTTATTTCACCAGATTACAAAGCATTTATTCCGATTGCTGCATTGCGCAGATTGAGTACTATTTTAAGAATGGGAATCACTGTATCCAAAGCTTGTAAAGAAAAAGTAGCGACCGAATTTGATGCCATTTCAGTGGGAACATCTTTGGGTTGTTTGACAGACACTGAGAAATTTCTAACAACCATCAATACCGTTAGCGGAGACATTCTTTCCCCAACAGCTTTTATTCAAAGCACACACAATACCATTTCGGGTCAAATCTCTTTGGATTTGAAGAATCATGCCTACAACATGACGCATACCCAAAACGCACTTTCGTTTGAAGTAGCATTGATGGACGGTTTACTTTGCATAGACGAGGGGAAAAAATCTGTATTGGTTGGAGCAACTGACGAAGCCATTCCATTTTTAGAAAGACTACGCGGTTCTTTGATTGAAACAAGTTCTCCATTCACAACAGGAGCTACTTTTTCAGTTATTTCTCCCAACAAAGGAAATTCCATTGCTTTTATTAAAACCTGTGAGGTGTTTATGGCTGTTGAAAATGAGAAAGACACTGTATCTCAATTCTTATCCAAGCACGAGATTAGTTTCAAAGACATCGATTTAGTCCTAGAAGCCCGTTCAAACTTTTCTGCTCAATCTAAGAAACACATTTCCTTCTTAGATTATTCTGGTTATTATCAAAGTGCTTCCTCTTTTGCTGTTCACATGGCACATGATTATTTTAAAGGAAACCCGAATGCTAATAAAATATTGATTATAAACAATTTGGAATCTAAAAAACGGGGCTTAATGCTCGTATACAGAAATGAAGTGGAAGCATAA
- a CDS encoding polysaccharide deacetylase family protein — translation MKWKHKLNIAVAISTLLIVLLIFRDSPYLWLWIAFVFSNFLLVLVFGIVFLRFQYFYPTIFRNTGKEVILTFDDGPDPVLSIKVLDILKKYDIKAIFFIIGQKALENPAIFQRIIAEGHAVGNHTQNHSIFFAALHSKKVAEEIDLFDASISPLLGEKITIFRPPIGYTNPKIARALKKRNMKIIAWSVRSYDSFKSKQGLLDRLVKYTRPSSIVLLHDNLVQTAEILEEYIKRATANGIIFAKQDHLKKFIHEINK, via the coding sequence ATGAAGTGGAAGCATAAATTGAACATTGCAGTTGCGATTAGCACACTCTTAATCGTACTTCTAATTTTTCGAGATAGTCCCTATTTATGGCTTTGGATTGCTTTCGTATTCTCTAATTTTTTATTGGTTCTTGTCTTCGGAATAGTATTTCTGCGGTTTCAATATTTTTACCCTACAATCTTTCGAAATACGGGTAAAGAAGTTATTTTGACATTTGACGATGGTCCTGATCCCGTTTTATCAATCAAAGTATTAGATATTTTAAAAAAGTACGACATCAAGGCGATTTTTTTCATAATTGGACAAAAAGCACTAGAAAACCCAGCTATATTTCAGCGAATCATTGCAGAAGGACATGCCGTTGGAAATCATACACAGAATCATTCCATTTTCTTTGCCGCTTTACACAGCAAAAAAGTTGCTGAAGAAATCGATTTATTTGACGCATCAATCTCTCCTTTATTAGGAGAAAAAATTACCATTTTTAGACCACCAATTGGATATACCAATCCAAAAATTGCTCGTGCATTGAAAAAAAGAAACATGAAGATTATTGCTTGGAGCGTTCGTTCCTACGATTCTTTTAAAAGCAAACAAGGTTTACTCGATCGTTTGGTTAAATATACCAGACCAAGCAGCATTGTTTTATTACATGATAACCTAGTCCAAACAGCAGAAATATTGGAAGAGTACATTAAACGAGCAACAGCAAATGGTATCATTTTTGCAAAACAAGATCATCTGAAAAAATTCATTCATGAAATTAATAAGTAG
- a CDS encoding LolA family protein, translating to MKLISSLFILFALFTQLYGQEFTKMSDSKACKAALEKQHKETESIKADFSETATSALLTSAQKATGKMWYKKSDKIRWEKTSPESHIILINGKTVKMKDKGKEVTNASAKMVAKKIQQLMVQMMTGEFLNEKDFKIVYFENKSNYKLVLTPKNDKMKRYVAEISLIFDKKELIIKQLTMEQDESSKLDYKFSNTELNTSIADTKFTTF from the coding sequence ATGAAATTAATAAGTAGTCTATTTATTTTATTTGCGCTTTTCACTCAGCTGTATGGACAAGAATTCACCAAAATGAGTGATTCTAAAGCATGCAAAGCAGCACTTGAAAAGCAACACAAAGAAACGGAATCCATCAAAGCAGATTTCTCTGAAACAGCAACTTCTGCTCTATTGACGAGCGCTCAAAAGGCTACGGGGAAAATGTGGTATAAAAAGTCAGACAAAATTCGCTGGGAGAAAACCAGTCCTGAAAGTCACATCATCCTCATCAACGGAAAAACCGTTAAAATGAAAGACAAAGGGAAAGAAGTAACCAATGCTTCAGCCAAAATGGTTGCAAAGAAAATTCAACAGCTCATGGTACAAATGATGACTGGTGAGTTTTTAAATGAAAAAGACTTCAAGATTGTTTATTTCGAAAACAAATCCAATTATAAATTGGTGTTGACACCTAAAAACGACAAAATGAAGCGGTATGTTGCTGAAATCAGTTTGATTTTTGACAAAAAAGAGCTAATAATCAAGCAACTAACAATGGAGCAAGATGAAAGCAGTAAATTGGATTACAAATTTTCAAATACTGAACTAAATACATCCATTGCTGATACAAAATTTACAACATTCTAA
- a CDS encoding 3-hydroxyacyl-ACP dehydratase — translation MILKDTFYTINSLKLEEQALEANITIDANHSIFEGHFPGNPVTPGVVQLELIKELLSTQFGEKIQLKTLSNSKFLAVLNPVNTPEVHVKMTVVTQEDDSLKVSGQMITGEVVCLKFSGIYTKG, via the coding sequence ATGATTTTAAAAGACACTTTTTACACGATCAACTCCTTAAAGTTGGAAGAGCAAGCGCTAGAAGCAAATATTACAATTGATGCAAATCATTCCATTTTTGAAGGTCATTTCCCAGGAAACCCAGTTACTCCAGGAGTTGTTCAATTGGAATTGATAAAAGAATTACTGAGCACCCAATTTGGTGAAAAAATTCAGTTAAAAACATTGTCAAATAGTAAATTTTTAGCCGTCTTGAATCCAGTAAACACACCCGAAGTACACGTAAAAATGACAGTTGTGACGCAAGAAGACGATAGCTTGAAGGTTTCTGGGCAGATGATAACTGGAGAAGTTGTTTGTTTGAAGTTTAGCGGAATTTATACTAAAGGTTAA
- a CDS encoding DUF2062 domain-containing protein — protein MESSQYSLDQIAGCIIIPTYNNERTLKRVIDEVLEYTPASNLIIVNDGSTDSTAEILKNYEDKVSILVNSPNRGKGYSLRKAFKFAQEQGYENALTIDSDGQHFASDIPLLIEQAVKNPGAVVMGSRNMNQEGVPQKSSFGNKFSNFWFKVETWITLPDTQTGFRIYPLKPLKKIWLFTTKFELEIEVIVKLAWRFVPFVAVPIQVKYDPNERVTHFRPGRDFTRISILNTFLVLIALAWYYPRKFFSIQTWNIIKHEAVKPEESNFKKALSLGFGVFMGVIPLWGFQLLIGIPLSVLFRMNKVLFIAAANISIPPMIPVIIYWSFLFGQLFLTGTTDTSQLTEFSMNTIQTNFYQYVIGACVFAVLAFVSVFLVSFGLLKLLRKEPKA, from the coding sequence ATGGAATCAAGTCAGTATTCATTAGACCAAATTGCTGGTTGTATTATTATCCCCACCTATAACAACGAACGAACCTTAAAACGGGTTATCGATGAGGTGTTGGAGTATACGCCTGCTTCTAATTTGATTATCGTAAATGATGGTTCTACTGATTCAACAGCAGAAATTTTAAAAAATTACGAAGATAAGGTCTCTATTTTAGTCAATAGTCCTAATAGAGGAAAAGGGTATTCTCTCCGAAAGGCATTCAAATTTGCGCAAGAGCAAGGATATGAGAATGCGCTAACGATTGATTCTGATGGCCAACATTTTGCGAGTGATATTCCTCTTTTAATCGAGCAGGCGGTAAAAAATCCGGGGGCTGTGGTTATGGGGTCTCGCAATATGAATCAAGAAGGAGTTCCTCAAAAAAGCTCTTTTGGAAATAAATTCTCGAATTTTTGGTTCAAAGTAGAAACCTGGATTACCTTGCCTGATACCCAAACGGGTTTTCGCATTTATCCGCTGAAACCGTTGAAAAAGATTTGGCTTTTTACCACAAAATTTGAATTGGAGATTGAAGTAATCGTAAAATTAGCTTGGCGTTTTGTGCCGTTTGTTGCTGTCCCTATTCAAGTGAAGTATGATCCGAATGAACGTGTCACACATTTCCGTCCAGGAAGAGATTTTACACGAATCAGTATTTTAAATACTTTTTTAGTCCTGATTGCATTGGCTTGGTATTATCCCCGCAAATTTTTCTCGATTCAAACGTGGAATATCATCAAACACGAAGCAGTCAAGCCAGAAGAATCGAATTTCAAAAAAGCCTTATCACTCGGTTTTGGAGTTTTTATGGGTGTTATTCCTCTTTGGGGTTTTCAGCTTTTAATTGGAATCCCATTATCGGTTTTATTCCGAATGAATAAGGTATTGTTTATCGCTGCTGCAAATATTTCCATTCCACCCATGATTCCAGTGATTATTTATTGGAGCTTTTTATTTGGACAACTCTTTCTAACAGGAACAACTGATACAAGTCAATTAACGGAGTTTAGTATGAATACGATTCAAACAAATTTCTATCAATACGTGATTGGCGCCTGCGTATTTGCAGTCCTTGCTTTCGTAAGTGTGTTTTTGGTGAGTTTTGGTTTGTTGAAATTGCTTCGAAAAGAGCCGAAGGCTTAA